ATAGCTCCATTATTAAAAAATAAAAATGTAAGCATTGGTCTTCAACCATTTATATTTAAAGAAAAACTTGATATAAATTCTCTTAATTCAAATGAAAGGAAGAGAGCTATAGATACAATAAAGAAAGAAATAGATAAAGCATCAAAACATGGAATATGCACAATAGCTTTATGTTCTGGTCCAGATGTTGAAAAAGGAAAAAGAGAAGAAGCAAAAAAATTGCTAGTAGATTCTTTAAATGAAATTTGCAGTTATGCTGCAAAATATGGTATAAATATTGTATTTGAAACATTTGATAGAGCTCATGATAAAAAACTTTTAATTGGTCCAAAAGATGAAGCATTAGAAATAATTAAGAAAGTGCGTGAAAAAAATAAAAACATAGGATTACTATGGGATTTAAGCCATGCACCTTTATTAAATGAAAAACCAGAAGATGTTAAAGAGATTAAAGAATATCTTTTCCATATTCATATTGGTTGTGGTAAAGAAGTTAATGGTAAGCTTTATGATTGGCATCCAGTTTTTCATACAAAAGGAGCATTAAATACAGAAGAAGATATTGCAAAACTTTTAAAAGTTTTATCTGAAATAAATTATTGTGGAGCTATAAGTTTTGAAATAAAACCTGAAGCAGATCAAACAAGTGAACTTGTAATAAATGCTGCAAAAGGTGCATTAATAAAAGCTTTTCAAATATTTATTGAGAAACTATAATTTCCTTTTTTATTTTATTTTTTTTAAATATAAAAAACAATAGTGAAAATTTTTAAGAAATACAGAATTAAACTTAGTAACCACATAATAATTCTTTTATCTCCTATAATTGTTTCATTCAATTCTCTCACTATAATAAAAATTTTTTAAAATTTTAAATAATTTACATAAATTCTTTACTCTCAAATCTGGATTGCATGGAAATTTCCAAGCTTCCTTTAATATACTTTCAAAATCTATTTTTATTGTAGAAAAACCAGATTTTGTAGCTTCATTAATAGGTCTTGGTTTATCATTAATTAAAACACATTCTTTTCTTTTCAAATTGTATTTATTTGCTAATTTTCTTAATGCTATCGTTATACTTTCCACATCTTCACCTACTATAATGATATCATTGAAAAAATTTGCTAAACCACTAGCTTTAATTCTATTCTTTTTCAAGGATGGTAATCCATCACTTTCTGATACACTTGTGATTATGCATTTTTTATTTTTAAGGAATTCAAGCAATTTAATAGAACAAGATAAAATTTTAGTGCTATAAGTTCTTTCTTTCCAATAAATCATGACTGCTTCTTTTAAATTAAATTCTTTTTCAGAATAACCTAATTTATTTAAAGCATTTTTAATATAAATGCTTCTATCGTATTTTTTAAGAAGATCACCTTTATCTTCTTCTTTCAATGCTATTTTTATAAAATTATTAAGATCTTTATTTTTTAAACCTAAATTTTTACCTACTTTTTTCCATACATTATTTAAACAAGAATAGCTATCAACAAGTGTGCCATCAAAATCAAATGCAAACAATTTCCAATTTTTCATAATATAAACTTAATAATAATGAATTAAATTTTTTTATTAAAATTGATAGCTCTCTA
The DNA window shown above is from Nitrososphaerota archaeon and carries:
- a CDS encoding sugar phosphate isomerase/epimerase family protein, with translation MGFSIDIIKNNLCFSAKFPWKIGIVSFMAYPSMMEGKEVYSSIKKIAEDNFFDLIELPVLSNEELSSIAPLLKNKNVSIGLQPFIFKEKLDINSLNSNERKRAIDTIKKEIDKASKHGICTIALCSGPDVEKGKREEAKKLLVDSLNEICSYAAKYGINIVFETFDRAHDKKLLIGPKDEALEIIKKVREKNKNIGLLWDLSHAPLLNEKPEDVKEIKEYLFHIHIGCGKEVNGKLYDWHPVFHTKGALNTEEDIAKLLKVLSEINYCGAISFEIKPEADQTSELVINAAKGALIKAFQIFIEKL
- a CDS encoding HAD family hydrolase, giving the protein MKNWKLFAFDFDGTLVDSYSCLNNVWKKVGKNLGLKNKDLNNFIKIALKEEDKGDLLKKYDRSIYIKNALNKLGYSEKEFNLKEAVMIYWKERTYSTKILSCSIKLLEFLKNKKCIITSVSESDGLPSLKKNRIKASGLANFFNDIIIVGEDVESITIALRKLANKYNLKRKECVLINDKPRPINEATKSGFSTIKIDFESILKEAWKFPCNPDLRVKNLCKLFKILKNFYYSERIE